The following proteins are encoded in a genomic region of Nitratireductor sp. GISD-1A_MAKvit:
- a CDS encoding exodeoxyribonuclease VII small subunit, with translation MAEEANNDIKSMSFEQALEALEKIVEDLERGDVPLDQSIKIYERGEALKKHCDKLLKTAEDKVEKIRLSREGQAAGSEPLDQG, from the coding sequence ATGGCCGAAGAAGCCAACAACGACATCAAGAGCATGAGCTTCGAGCAGGCACTCGAGGCGCTGGAGAAGATCGTTGAGGATCTCGAGCGCGGCGACGTGCCGCTCGACCAGTCCATCAAGATTTATGAGCGTGGCGAGGCGCTCAAGAAGCACTGTGACAAACTTCTGAAGACCGCAGAAGACAAGGTGGAGAAGATCCGCCTGTCACGTGAAGGCCAGGCTGCCGGCAGCGAGCCGCTCGACCAGGGTTAA